Sequence from the Qipengyuania pelagi genome:
CAGCTGGCGCTGAGGGCGGGATTGAACCGAACCGCCCGCGCATAGGCGGTCAGCGCCTCCGCATCGCGTCCCTGCGCGCGGGCGAGATGACCGGCTTCCTGCCAGGCGCGGCCGTATTCGGGCATTTCGGCGTGGAGCCGCGCCAGATAGGCTGCGGCCTCGCCATGGCGATCGAGATAGCGGGCCGCGACGGCTGCCATGTACAGCGCATCCGCATCCGCAGCCTCGCGCGCCAGAAGCTTTTCGGCCTCCGCCAGCCCGGCAGCGAAATCGCCTTGCTGCAACGCCAAGCGGGCCCGACCGAGACTTTCGCTGTGATCGCTCATGCCAGGGCACCTCGCAAAAATGGCGGACGGGGGCAAACCTTCAAGAAGGTTCGCCCCCGCCGTGTGTGCGTGATCAGGATCGCGATCAGTAGCTGAAGCTGGCCTTCAGCCCCACCGTCAGCGGTCGGTTGGTGACGATGCGCGGACGATCGTAGTAGAAGTCGCCCGCGATCTGGGCGCGTTCGTCGAACAGGTTCGCCCCGTACACTTCGAACTTCCACTGATCGTAGGAAACGCCGGCCGACAGGTTCACCAGCGTGTAGCTGTCTAGCTCGAGCCGGTTGATTGCGACGATGTCGGTGAACTTCGACGCCGAATGCGACACCGATGGCTGCACGAAGGCTTCGAGCCGGTCCGACAGATCCCATTCGTAGCGTACGCGCAGATTGCCCTGGAAAGACGGCGCATAAGCGAGGTCGGAGCCTTCCTGCACATCGTCGGTCGGAGTCAGCACTTCGGTGATCTCGGTATCGAGCAGCGAGATGGCGCCCGACAGGGTCAGGCCCGGCATCGCATAGGGCGCGAAGGTGAAGTCCGCCTCTAACCCCTTGATCTCCGCATTGGCCGCATTGTCACTGAAGAACAGATTGGTGATGCTGGGATCGAAGATCGTCGTCTGCAGATTGCTGATATCGACATAGAACAGGCTGCCATTGATGCGCAGCTGCCGGTCGAAGAGCTGCGTTTTCGCGCCGACCTCGTAATTCTGTACCTCGTCCGATTCCAGCTCGAAGGGAACGGTGAAGCCGCCGGGTCCCTGCGCGCCGCCGGGGCGGTTGAGCAGGCCCGGACGGAAGCCTTCGGAATAGGTGGCGTAGAACAGAAGATCTTCGGTCGGGGTGAAGTTCACCGTGCCCTTGAAGATCACGCCCTTGGTGCGCGCCTCGTCCGGCGCGCGCACCGCGTTGAACACCTGCTGCGCCTGCGCCGCACTGAGCCCGGCTGCCTGAATGTCGGCGAGGCTGTCGTTCAAGTCGAAGGTCTGGCGGAGATCCGCGTTGCACGAGCCGATGAAGGTGTACTGGCCATCGCCATCGTAAAGGTCGGAGATGTTCGTGCCGAAGGCGTCGGCGTCCTGTGCCGCGCCCGAATTGCAGAAGCTGCTGTTCGCGGTGCCTTCGAAATCGACCGCCACGTCGTAATACCGCGCCCCGCCGGTAATCGAGATCAGGTCGGGCACGATGTCGAAGCTCGCCTGGCCGAAGAGGCCGATCTGCTCGTCGGTGCGCTTCACGTCGTTGCGGAAGATCGCGGTGGCCGGAAGCGGGCCGGGATCGGACTGGAACGCGCCGGGGAACGGGAAATTGGGCGCGAACGCACCGAAGGGCGCCGCGGCGATGTTACCCGGATAATTGTAATCGTTGCGCTCTTTCAGGACGAGGCGCGAATAGAAGCCCCCGGCGCTGACGCGGAAGCGGTTCTCTTCCGGGGTGTTGACGCGCAATTCCTGGGTGAACTTTGTCAGATCGGTGTCCGACGTCACGAAGGCGTTGGGCGGTTGGCAGGTCCCGCTCGGCGCGGCATCGCCCGGATAGCTGACCGAACCGTCGCAGATGTAATAGGGAAGATACTGGCCCGCGAACAGGTAATCGGAATAATCGATCCGCTGCTCGGTCTCGCGGTCGGTGTAGGCGCCGTTGTAGATCACGTCGAGCATTCCGAGACGGCCTTCGACGCTCCAGGCGGTGTTGGAGAAATCGTCCTCCAGCCGGTCGTCCTCGAAACGCTGGATTTCCAGATCGTCGAGGTCGAGTTCGGGGTCGGAGAAAAAGACGCCGTCGCTCTCCAGGCTCTGGCGGCTATGCGCCAGCGTGATTTGCCAGTCGGGCGAGACTTCGTAGAGCGCGGTGACGCGGAAACCCGAATATTGCGTGTCGTTGAAATCCTCCTCGACCAGCCCGGCATTGTTGGCTTCGAGGAAGGTGACGTTGGAGAAATCGGCCCCGGCCTGGAAGCCCGCGCGGTTGGGGGCCACCGGAACACCGTTGCGACGCACCGTGCCCGCAGGACGGAAGCGCGCGCTTTCGCGGGCTGTGCGGATACCGGCGACATTGTCGACATAGCCGCCCTGATCGTCGAGATAGACCACACCGCGCAGCGCCAAGCTGTCGAAGATCGGCACGTTCAGCATGGCTTCGGCGTTGTAGCTGGTCTCGCCGCCCTTGGTGAAGGCCGTGCCCAGCGTGACCTTCGCATCGAAGGCGCCGAGTTCGGGCTTGTTGGTGATGAGGCGCACGACGCCCGCCTGCGAACTCGCGCCGAACAGCGTGCCCTGCGGACCGGACAGAACCTCGATCCGTTCGAGATCGGCGGCGTAGACATCGAGATTGCGGCCCGGCTGGGACAGCGGCTGTTCGTCGAGATAGAGCGAGACGTTGGGTGCGAGACCCGCCACGCCCGCCGTGGTCAGGTTCGGCGTGGTGGAGGCAAGGCCGCGAATGTAGATCGTGCTCTGGCCCGGGCTGCCGCCCCCGGCGGTCACCGTGGGCAGTTCCTCGAGATAATCGTCGAAGGTGGAGATGTTCAGCTGGTCGAGCTGTTCCTCGCCCAGCGCCTGGACCGAGATCGGCACGTCCTGAAGGTTTTCGCTGCGGCGCTGGGCGGTCACGACGATGGTCTGGAGCCCGCCCTGGCGCTGGGCGGCTGGCTGCGTCGCAGCCTGAGTTCCTGTCTGCGCCCCTGCCTGAGATGGAGCGGAGGATGTCTGCGGAGTGGCGGACTGCTGCGCAGCGGCTGGCGCGGCGAGTGCGATGGCGAGCGCGCCGATCGACGCGCCGGTGGCGTGGTTTTTCATGGGTTTGGCCCCTTTCTGTTTCTGCCCGGTTTCCCGGGCCGTCTTCTGCGGACGAGTTGACGCAATCCGGCGCGACGGGTGTCAGCCGGTTGTCAATTGTGATTTTTGCTAGGTCTCTAGGGGTAACAAACCGATCCTGCTGGGACCACAGCCAGCGGGCGCAAAAACCGGAACAAAATCAAGCGCGTTGCAATTTTGTCACAAGCTGTGGCTCGCTTAACGCGCTGTATCCTGCGGTGCCGTAACGTCATCGGCGACTGCGGCGGAGGTGGTCGGAACCCCCTGTTTCTTGCGGATCAGGTCGAACATAACCGCTTTCACAACACCCACGCCCATCGCCGCGAGAACGAAGGAGAAGGGCAGGGCGCCGATGATCATCGTGATGCGGATCGCATCGATCCCGCCGAGGACCAGCATACTGCCGACGACGAAGGCCAGGGCCGCGCCCCAGAAGATGATGTGATGACGGCGGTCGCCCTCGGTCTCGCCCGCGCCGTTGATGGTGTTGACGATCAGGATCGCGCTGTCGGCGGAGGTGACCAGATAGGTCAGCAGCAGGATCACGATCAGCCCGGCCGCGATCTGGGCGAAGGCGGGGGACAGGAGCACCGCCAGGGTCGCGAACAATTGGTCGGACATCTCGGCATTGACGATGCTGCCGCCAGCCGCGCCGCTCAGTTCGAGATCGATCGCGGTTCCGCCGACAAGGGCCATCCACACGAAACAGACCAGCGAGGGCACCAGCATCACGCCGAAGATATATTCGCGGATCGTGCGTCCGCGCGAAATCCGTGCGATGAACATGCCGACAAAGGGCGCGAAGGCGATCCACCAGGCCCAGTAGAAGACCGACCAGTCGAGCTGCCACTTGACGAGTTCGGCGCCGAAGGGCGCGTCTTTCGAAAACAGCGTCAGCGTGTTGGGGACGAGCGTGCGGATATAATCGAAAATTCCCAGGCCCAGCGTCTTCAGGCCGAAAATCAGCGACCCGAAGATAGCGAAGATCAGCAGGAGAAGCGCGGACAGGCCGAGATTGAGATTGGACAGCCACTTGAGGCCCTTGCCCACACCCGACAGCGCGCTGAGCGTCGAGGCGCCGACCAGGATCACGAGGGCCAGAACCACCGCCGGAAGGGACGAGGAGCCATCGGGATCGAGCAGCCAGTCACCCAGCCCAAGGCGTGCGAGACCGGCCACGAACTGTTCGACGCCGAGGCCCATGGTGACGGCCACGCCGAGGATCGTAGCCACGACCGCGACGATGTCGACGAGATGGCCGAACGGGCCCGACATCGCCTTTCCGAACAAAGGCGCCAGCGCCGAGCGGATGGTGAGCGGAAGCCCCCGTCGATAGGCGACATAGCCGATCGACAGGCCGACCAGAGCATAGGTGCCCCATGCCGCGAAGCCCCAGTGGAGGAAGGTATAGATATAGGCCGATCGCACCGCTTCGGCGGATTGCGACGCGACGAGTCCTCTGATGATATCCGGGTTGTTGCTGAAATGCGCCAGCGGCTCGCCGGTCGAGTAGGTCAGCACGCCGATGCCGATCCCCGCCCCGAACAGCATGGCAAACCATGACAGGCGGCCGAATTCCGGTTTCTCGTCAGCCATGCCGATCCGCAGCCGCCCCGATTGCGGGATCACGGCGAGCACGACGCAGGCACTCATCAGGAAAGCGACGAGATAGACGTACCACCCGGAAAACGTCGAGATGATGGTCGAATTGGCGGCGGTCAGCGTTTCGTTGGCGCTGACGGGAAAGAAGATCGCCCACATGATCAGCAGCGAGACGATGACCTTGGCGGGGATCGTCACCTCGCGGCTGAAACCGTCGTAGAACCCCTTGCTTGCGGTGCGAATGGGCAGGTCGACGAGAGGCGGAGAAATCCGCTTGTCGGAGGGGGAGGGCATGGTGTGCTCCGGTGATCTGAGGGCTGGAAGCCTTCGAAAAAGGCCGGGAATATCGCCGCTCAGGATACGCGGATCGCAGGAATTAGCAAATCGACGCCATAGCGCTTGCGCTCAGGCTTGCGCTTCTGACATCGTGCCGCAAACAAGGGACAGCGTGGGAGAACGATTTCGTGAGCAGTAACGACGACACGGGTGCGCCGCGCCCTGTTCAGGGAAGCCCGACTGACCCGGAAGGTCCCGATGCCGGACAGACGCCGCCGCCTCGCGGGAAAATGTGGCGCCATCTCGGCCCCGGAATCGTCGTCGCGGCGACGGGCGTGGGGGCGGGCGATCTCGTCGCGACGCTGATCGCGGGATCGCGTTTCGGCTATGCGCTGTTATGGGCGGCGGTGGTCGGTTGCATCGTCAAGATCGCGCTTTCGGAAGGCTCGGCCCGTTACCATCTCGCCACGGGATCGACGATCCTCGCCGGATGGCGCTCGCTCGGCCGCTGGACCAGCTGGTATTTCGGGGTCTACGTCATCATCTGGGGCTTCATCTATGGGGCCACCGCGATGAGCGCGACGGCGCTGCCCCTTACCGCGCTGTTCCCCGAGATTTCGCTACGCGTCTGGGCGGTTCTTGCCGGGATATTCGGATTCCTGTTCGTCTGGTTCAACCGATACGAAACCTTCGAGCTGGTCATGAAAGTGCTCGTCGGCACGATGTTCGTCATCATGGTCGGCCTCGCGATCCTGGTCGCACCCAGCCTGCCCGACCTCGCAGGCGGTATGACCTTCACGCTGCCGGAGGATTCGCTGCTCTACACGCTCGGCCTCATCGGCGGCGTCGGCGGCACGATCACCACCGCGGCATACGGGTACTGGACCCAGGCAAAGGGCTGGAAGGGGTTGCCCTGGTTCCCGATGATGCGGGTGGACAACACGGTGGCCTATGCGGTGACCGGGATATTCGTCGTCGCGATGCTGATCGTCGGGGCGGAACTGCTCTATTCGGCGGGCATCGCTTTAGAGGATAGCGACAAGGGGCTGCTCGGCCTGTCGGACGTGCTGTCTGAGCGTTTCGGACCAACCATCGCGGTGCTGTTCCTGATCGGCTTTGCCGCGACATCGGTCTCCTCGCTGCTCGGTGTGTGGCAGGGGATGAGCCTGTTCTTTTCCGACTGGTGGTATCAGCTCAAGGGGCGCGGGGAAGGCGGGCATGAAAACAGCAAGGCCTACCGCTTCTATCTCGCCTGGCTGACCTTCCCGCCCATGCTGCTCTTGTTCGCGGACAGGCCTTTCCTGCTCGTCATCATCTACGGGGCGTTCGGGGCACTGTTCATGCCCTTCCTCGCGATCACACTGATGATGCTGAACAATTCGGAGCGGCTTCCGGCAGAAGCGAGGAACGGCGTGGTGGCGAATGTGACGCTCGCCGGGTCCGCGATCCTGTTCATCGTGCTCGCCGTCCAGCAGATCGCGAAGCTTGTGGCCTGAGCGCGACGGTCCGGGTTTGGATCGAGGGTCCGGTGCGGGCAATCAAAGCACCGCAACCGGAAATCTGTATCGTCACACGGACCCGGCGAGTTTACGCCGCGACGGCTCGCGGTTCGAGCGCGTCGACGGCGTTCAAAGCAGCCGCGATCTTCTCCTCGCCATCGACACCTGAAATCCCGTCCGCGGCGATGATTTCGAGATCGGTGATGCCGATAAACTTTAGGAAATGGCGCAGCCAGGGGGTGAGAAAGTCGATCTCGCTCCCGATCGGCGTTCCGCCGCTGGCGATCAGGGCATAGGCCTTCTTGCCGGTCAGGAGACCCTGCGGACCGCTTTCGGTGTAGCGGAACGTGGTGCCCGCCCGCGCGACCAGATCGGCCCAGGCCTTGAGGGTGGAGGGCATGGTGAAATTATACACCGGAAGGCTCAACACGAGCGTGTCGGCGGCGTGCAATTCGGCGATCAGATCGTCGCCGATCGCTGCAAGCTGCCGCGCCTGCTCGCCACGCTCCGCGACGGGCGTGAGATTGGCGGCGAACCGATCCGTATCGATCAGGGGGAGGTCGTTATTGGCCAGATCGCGGAGCGTCACGTTCGCGCCGGTGCGGTCGCGCAAGCGTTCGACCAGCCGGTTTCCGAGCTTGCGCGAAACCGATTCATCGCTGCGGATGCTGGCTGTGACGTGGAGGATGTTGGTCATGTCTTGGTCCTTGTAGAAAAAAGAGGTCAGGCGATGTCGACGAGGACGATCTCGCTGTCTTCGATCGCGGTTACGCTGAGTGTTTCGAGGTCGCTGATCGCGGCACCGTCGCGGGCATTGACGCGCTGTCCATCCACGGTGACCGCGCCGGTAGCGGGCACGAGATAGGCCTTGCGATCGCTGCCAAGCGCGTATTCGACCGTCTCGCCCGCCCGGATCGTCGCTCCGACCACACGCGCATCGGCTCGAATGGGCAAGGCGTCCCCGTCCTGCTCGTGACCGCTGGCGAGAACCACGAACTGGCCCGACCGCTCGCCCTTCGGGAAAGGCTTGGCACCCCATTGCGGGGCATCGCCCTGGCTGGTCGGAATGATCCAGATCTGAAAGATCCGGGTTTCCTCGTCTTCGCGATTATATTCCGAATGGCGGATGCCGGTGCCAGCGCTCATCACCTGCACGTCGCCCGCCTCGGTCCGGCCCTTATTGCCCAGGCTGTCCTCGTGCGTGATCGCGCCGGAACGGACATAGGTCACGATCTCCATGTCGCGATGGGGGTGGGGCG
This genomic interval carries:
- a CDS encoding TonB-dependent receptor, whose protein sequence is MKNHATGASIGALAIALAAPAAAQQSATPQTSSAPSQAGAQTGTQAATQPAAQRQGGLQTIVVTAQRRSENLQDVPISVQALGEEQLDQLNISTFDDYLEELPTVTAGGGSPGQSTIYIRGLASTTPNLTTAGVAGLAPNVSLYLDEQPLSQPGRNLDVYAADLERIEVLSGPQGTLFGASSQAGVVRLITNKPELGAFDAKVTLGTAFTKGGETSYNAEAMLNVPIFDSLALRGVVYLDDQGGYVDNVAGIRTARESARFRPAGTVRRNGVPVAPNRAGFQAGADFSNVTFLEANNAGLVEEDFNDTQYSGFRVTALYEVSPDWQITLAHSRQSLESDGVFFSDPELDLDDLEIQRFEDDRLEDDFSNTAWSVEGRLGMLDVIYNGAYTDRETEQRIDYSDYLFAGQYLPYYICDGSVSYPGDAAPSGTCQPPNAFVTSDTDLTKFTQELRVNTPEENRFRVSAGGFYSRLVLKERNDYNYPGNIAAAPFGAFAPNFPFPGAFQSDPGPLPATAIFRNDVKRTDEQIGLFGQASFDIVPDLISITGGARYYDVAVDFEGTANSSFCNSGAAQDADAFGTNISDLYDGDGQYTFIGSCNADLRQTFDLNDSLADIQAAGLSAAQAQQVFNAVRAPDEARTKGVIFKGTVNFTPTEDLLFYATYSEGFRPGLLNRPGGAQGPGGFTVPFELESDEVQNYEVGAKTQLFDRQLRINGSLFYVDISNLQTTIFDPSITNLFFSDNAANAEIKGLEADFTFAPYAMPGLTLSGAISLLDTEITEVLTPTDDVQEGSDLAYAPSFQGNLRVRYEWDLSDRLEAFVQPSVSHSASKFTDIVAINRLELDSYTLVNLSAGVSYDQWKFEVYGANLFDERAQIAGDFYYDRPRIVTNRPLTVGLKASFSY
- a CDS encoding pirin family protein codes for the protein MIELRPFESLGGANHGWLDAKHHFSFASYHDPARTHWGALRVWNDDTIQPHTGFPPHPHRDMEIVTYVRSGAITHEDSLGNKGRTEAGDVQVMSAGTGIRHSEYNREDEETRIFQIWIIPTSQGDAPQWGAKPFPKGERSGQFVVLASGHEQDGDALPIRADARVVGATIRAGETVEYALGSDRKAYLVPATGAVTVDGQRVNARDGAAISDLETLSVTAIEDSEIVLVDIA
- a CDS encoding BCCT family transporter — translated: MPSPSDKRISPPLVDLPIRTASKGFYDGFSREVTIPAKVIVSLLIMWAIFFPVSANETLTAANSTIISTFSGWYVYLVAFLMSACVVLAVIPQSGRLRIGMADEKPEFGRLSWFAMLFGAGIGIGVLTYSTGEPLAHFSNNPDIIRGLVASQSAEAVRSAYIYTFLHWGFAAWGTYALVGLSIGYVAYRRGLPLTIRSALAPLFGKAMSGPFGHLVDIVAVVATILGVAVTMGLGVEQFVAGLARLGLGDWLLDPDGSSSLPAVVLALVILVGASTLSALSGVGKGLKWLSNLNLGLSALLLLIFAIFGSLIFGLKTLGLGIFDYIRTLVPNTLTLFSKDAPFGAELVKWQLDWSVFYWAWWIAFAPFVGMFIARISRGRTIREYIFGVMLVPSLVCFVWMALVGGTAIDLELSGAAGGSIVNAEMSDQLFATLAVLLSPAFAQIAAGLIVILLLTYLVTSADSAILIVNTINGAGETEGDRRHHIIFWGAALAFVVGSMLVLGGIDAIRITMIIGALPFSFVLAAMGVGVVKAVMFDLIRKKQGVPTTSAAVADDVTAPQDTAR
- a CDS encoding Nramp family divalent metal transporter; the encoded protein is MSSNDDTGAPRPVQGSPTDPEGPDAGQTPPPRGKMWRHLGPGIVVAATGVGAGDLVATLIAGSRFGYALLWAAVVGCIVKIALSEGSARYHLATGSTILAGWRSLGRWTSWYFGVYVIIWGFIYGATAMSATALPLTALFPEISLRVWAVLAGIFGFLFVWFNRYETFELVMKVLVGTMFVIMVGLAILVAPSLPDLAGGMTFTLPEDSLLYTLGLIGGVGGTITTAAYGYWTQAKGWKGLPWFPMMRVDNTVAYAVTGIFVVAMLIVGAELLYSAGIALEDSDKGLLGLSDVLSERFGPTIAVLFLIGFAATSVSSLLGVWQGMSLFFSDWWYQLKGRGEGGHENSKAYRFYLAWLTFPPMLLLFADRPFLLVIIYGAFGALFMPFLAITLMMLNNSERLPAEARNGVVANVTLAGSAILFIVLAVQQIAKLVA
- a CDS encoding FMN-dependent NADH-azoreductase, yielding MTNILHVTASIRSDESVSRKLGNRLVERLRDRTGANVTLRDLANNDLPLIDTDRFAANLTPVAERGEQARQLAAIGDDLIAELHAADTLVLSLPVYNFTMPSTLKAWADLVARAGTTFRYTESGPQGLLTGKKAYALIASGGTPIGSEIDFLTPWLRHFLKFIGITDLEIIAADGISGVDGEEKIAAALNAVDALEPRAVAA